In the Streptomyces sp. cg36 genome, one interval contains:
- a CDS encoding DUF5107 domain-containing protein — protein sequence MATSVRRAVLTLPAAPLGQPNPLPALRPLDEAHTLDARAREGLPREMARQIGHAPLGTVLPVRILDGYGRERAPADLDALVLENERLRVTVLPGLGGRVHSLFHKPTGRELLYRNPVFQPADFALNGAWFSGGIEWNIGATGHTTLSCAPVHAAAVPAPDGGEMLRLWEWERLRDLPFQVDLWLPADSDFLRVGVRVRNPHERAAPVYWWSNIAVPEDRRTRVLAPADAAWHFGYERTLRRVPVPHRDGVDRTYPLNSEYPADYFYDVPDGARRWIASLDGGGRGLVQTSTDLLRGRKLFLWGSGRGGRRWQEWLTEPGTPGYAEIQAGLARTQLEHVPLEAGAEFCWLEAYGPLAADPDTVHGDDWAAARTHVADRLERVLPRGHVEEAYAAWRPYADVEPVTALATGSGWGALEVLRANLKLPGTPFPESTLGAEQAPWLELLGAGVLPEPRRVVPPGPTLVAPHWRDMLETAPASPLTEYHLGVAQWHAGDRAQAVRSWERGLPLAPSRWPLLRCLAVADRLAGYPDRSAELYAEAFDDLCEERRDGEHWTAAVAALGREAITALLAAGRPEGARAVWDRLRPAVRRRGAFRLLEARILLAEGDRAGARAVFDEGFEVADLREGAEILDEVWARLTDEPLPDRYAYRMRPEE from the coding sequence TTGGCCACCAGCGTGCGACGCGCCGTACTGACCCTGCCCGCCGCCCCGTTGGGGCAGCCCAACCCGTTGCCCGCGCTGCGCCCGCTCGACGAGGCGCACACGCTGGACGCGCGGGCGAGAGAGGGCCTGCCGCGCGAGATGGCCCGCCAGATCGGCCACGCGCCGCTGGGCACGGTCCTGCCGGTGCGGATCCTCGACGGCTACGGGCGCGAGCGCGCCCCCGCCGACCTCGACGCCCTCGTCCTGGAGAACGAGCGGCTGCGCGTCACCGTCCTGCCCGGCCTCGGCGGCCGGGTCCACTCCCTGTTCCACAAGCCCACCGGCCGTGAACTCCTCTACCGCAACCCGGTGTTCCAGCCCGCCGACTTCGCGCTCAACGGCGCCTGGTTCTCCGGCGGCATCGAGTGGAACATCGGCGCCACCGGACACACCACCCTGTCCTGCGCACCGGTGCACGCCGCCGCCGTCCCGGCCCCCGACGGCGGCGAGATGCTCCGGCTGTGGGAGTGGGAGCGGCTGCGCGACCTGCCGTTCCAGGTGGACCTGTGGCTGCCCGCGGACTCCGACTTCCTCCGTGTGGGCGTCCGCGTGCGCAATCCGCACGAGCGCGCCGCCCCCGTCTACTGGTGGTCCAACATCGCCGTCCCGGAGGACCGGCGCACCCGGGTGCTCGCCCCGGCCGACGCGGCCTGGCACTTCGGCTACGAGCGCACCCTGCGCCGGGTCCCGGTCCCGCACCGCGACGGCGTCGACCGCACCTACCCGCTGAACAGCGAGTACCCCGCCGACTACTTCTACGACGTGCCCGACGGCGCCCGCCGCTGGATCGCCTCGCTCGACGGCGGGGGCCGCGGCCTGGTCCAGACGTCCACGGACCTGCTGCGGGGCCGCAAGCTGTTCCTGTGGGGCTCGGGTCGGGGCGGGCGCCGCTGGCAGGAGTGGCTGACGGAACCCGGCACCCCCGGCTACGCCGAGATCCAGGCGGGGCTGGCGCGCACCCAGCTGGAGCACGTCCCGCTGGAGGCGGGCGCGGAGTTCTGCTGGCTGGAGGCGTACGGGCCGCTCGCCGCCGACCCGGACACGGTCCACGGCGACGACTGGGCGGCGGCCCGCACCCATGTCGCCGACCGGCTGGAGCGCGTCCTGCCGCGCGGGCACGTCGAGGAGGCGTACGCGGCCTGGCGCCCGTACGCCGACGTCGAGCCGGTGACCGCCCTGGCCACGGGCTCCGGCTGGGGCGCCCTGGAGGTGCTGCGGGCAAACCTGAAGCTGCCGGGCACCCCGTTCCCCGAGAGCACGCTCGGCGCGGAGCAGGCGCCCTGGCTGGAGCTGCTGGGCGCCGGGGTGCTGCCCGAGCCGCGCCGGGTGGTGCCGCCCGGCCCGACCCTGGTCGCCCCGCACTGGCGGGACATGCTGGAGACGGCGCCCGCCTCGCCGCTCACCGAGTACCACCTCGGGGTCGCGCAGTGGCACGCCGGCGACCGCGCCCAGGCCGTACGGAGCTGGGAGCGCGGGCTGCCGCTCGCCCCCTCGCGCTGGCCGCTGCTGCGCTGCCTCGCCGTCGCCGACCGGCTGGCGGGCTACCCGGACCGCTCGGCCGAGCTGTACGCCGAGGCGTTCGACGACCTGTGCGAGGAGCGGCGCGACGGCGAGCACTGGACGGCGGCCGTGGCGGCGCTGGGCCGCGAGGCGATCACGGCGCTGCTCGCCGCGGGCCGCCCCGAGGGGGCGCGGGCGGTGTGGGACCGGCTGCGGCCCGCCGTGCGGCGGCGCGGCGCGTTCCGGCTCCTGGAGGCGCGCATCCTGCTCGCCGAGGGCGACCGGGCCGGAGCCCGGGCGGTCTTCGACGAGGGCTTCGAGGTGGCCGACCTGCGCGAGGGCGCCGAGATCCTGGACGAGGTCTGGGCCCGGCTCACGGACGAGCCGCTGCCGGACCGCTACGCGTACCGGATGCGGCCCGAGGAGTGA
- a CDS encoding GNAT family N-acetyltransferase, translating to MPDKTTYLAEGPRVGIRHFTLEDGPEFTALARESRALHAPWLFPPGDLAAYAEYAGRLIEDPTRAGFLVCTLDDDRIAGFVNINNIVQGAFRSGALGYGAFAHAAGRGLLGEGLDLVQRYAFGALGLHRLEANIQPANVASVALVRRAGHRLEGFSPDFLLIDGAWRDHQRWAITAEMVPPPPSAAFAQS from the coding sequence ATGCCTGACAAGACCACGTATCTCGCCGAGGGCCCCCGGGTGGGCATCCGCCACTTCACCCTTGAGGACGGGCCGGAGTTCACCGCGCTCGCCCGCGAGAGCCGCGCCCTGCACGCGCCCTGGCTCTTCCCGCCCGGCGACCTCGCGGCGTACGCGGAGTACGCGGGGCGGCTGATCGAGGATCCGACACGGGCGGGCTTCCTCGTCTGCACCCTCGACGACGACCGGATCGCCGGGTTCGTCAACATCAACAACATCGTCCAGGGCGCCTTCCGGAGCGGCGCGCTCGGCTACGGCGCCTTCGCGCACGCGGCCGGGCGCGGGCTGCTGGGCGAGGGCCTGGACCTGGTCCAGCGGTATGCGTTCGGCGCGCTGGGCCTGCACCGCCTGGAGGCGAACATCCAGCCCGCGAACGTGGCCTCCGTCGCGCTGGTGCGCCGCGCCGGTCACCGGCTGGAGGGGTTCTCGCCGGACTTCCTCCTCATCGACGGCGCCTGGCGCGACCACCAACGCTGGGCGATCACCGCCGAGATGGTCCCGCCGCCCCCCTCGGCCGCCTTTGCGCAATCCTGA
- a CDS encoding methyltransferase domain-containing protein, producing MPKARETAVYTHGHHESVLRSHSWRTAANSAAYLIGELTPAARILDIGCGPGTISADLAALVPDGHVTAVDAAPGVVERARAHAEERGRRNMSFAVADVHALDHPDASFDVVHAHQVLQHVGDPVQALREMRRVTRPGGLVAVRDSDYGAFTWFPEVPALDEWAALYQRVARANGGEPDAGRRLRSWARRAGFSDITSTAATWCFTEPAERAWWSGLWADRTVASSYAALAVGGGHATAERLAAVAEGWRTWGADEDGWFMVPHGEILCRV from the coding sequence ATGCCGAAAGCCCGGGAGACCGCCGTCTACACGCACGGCCACCACGAGTCCGTACTGCGCTCGCACAGCTGGCGCACCGCGGCCAACTCCGCCGCGTACCTAATCGGCGAACTCACCCCCGCCGCCCGGATCCTGGACATCGGCTGCGGCCCCGGCACCATCTCCGCCGACCTGGCCGCGCTGGTCCCCGACGGCCACGTCACGGCCGTCGACGCGGCCCCCGGCGTCGTCGAGCGGGCGCGGGCGCACGCCGAGGAGCGCGGGCGGCGCAACATGTCCTTCGCGGTGGCCGACGTCCACGCCCTGGACCACCCCGACGCCTCCTTCGACGTCGTCCACGCCCACCAGGTGCTGCAGCACGTGGGCGACCCGGTCCAGGCGCTGCGCGAGATGCGCCGGGTCACCCGGCCGGGCGGTCTGGTCGCGGTCCGCGACAGCGACTACGGCGCCTTCACCTGGTTCCCCGAGGTCCCGGCGCTGGACGAGTGGGCCGCGCTGTACCAGCGGGTCGCCCGGGCCAACGGGGGCGAGCCGGACGCCGGGCGGCGGCTGCGGTCCTGGGCGCGCCGCGCCGGGTTCAGCGACATCACCTCCACCGCGGCCACCTGGTGCTTCACCGAGCCCGCCGAGCGCGCCTGGTGGAGCGGGCTGTGGGCGGACCGCACGGTGGCGTCCTCGTACGCCGCGCTGGCGGTCGGGGGCGGCCACGCCACGGCGGAGCGGCTGGCGGCGGTCGCCGAGGGGTGGCGCACCTGGGGAGCCGACGAGGACGGGTGGTTCATGGTGCCGCACGGCGAGATCCTCTGCCGGGTGTGA
- a CDS encoding prolyl oligopeptidase family serine peptidase, with protein MVPTGAYGTWPSPIDAALAAAHDGSPEYVGVVGDEVWWTEPRPAEGGRRALVRRRPDGTAEPVLPAPWNVRSRVIEYGGRPWAGTARGEGGPLVVFVHFADQRLYAFEPDGAGAPRPLSPLSAVGGGLRWADPVVVAARDEVWCVLEEFTGDAPGDVRRVLAAVPLDGSAAEDRTRVRELSDGRHRFVTGPRPSPDGRRAAWLAWDHPRMPWDGTEAVVAELGADGTFGGARTVAGGPAESIAQVDWAADGALLFASDRTGWWNLYRIAAVPPLATSSHPGDRPAGPPRELTAEPVALCPREEEFGGPLWQLGRRWFHPLENGLIAVVHGRGATALGILDPESGEVVDAAGPWTAWQCTLAVHGSRVVGVAASPRSAFEVVELDTRSGRTRVVGCAHDDPVDPAYYPEPQIRTFTGPGGREIHAHVYPPHHPGRAAPGDELPPYVIWAHGGPTSQVPLVLDLEIAYFTSRGIGVAEVNYGGSTGYGREYRERLREQWGVVDVEDCAEVAAALADEGTADPARLAIRGGSAGGWTSAASLATTDVYACGTITYPVLDLSDWSSDEGTHDFEARYTESLIGPADEYPGRYAERSPITHADRIRAPFLLLQGLDDVICRPVQCERFLARTAGSGIPYAYLAFEGEGHGFRRADTMIRALEAELSLYAQTFGIDRRDVPLLELMK; from the coding sequence ATGGTGCCCACCGGGGCCTACGGAACCTGGCCGTCACCGATCGACGCGGCGCTCGCCGCCGCCCACGACGGCTCGCCCGAGTACGTCGGCGTGGTCGGCGACGAGGTGTGGTGGACCGAGCCGCGCCCCGCCGAGGGCGGCCGGCGCGCCCTGGTGCGCCGCCGGCCGGACGGCACGGCCGAGCCGGTCCTGCCCGCGCCCTGGAACGTGCGCTCCCGGGTCATCGAGTACGGCGGCAGGCCCTGGGCCGGGACCGCGCGCGGCGAGGGCGGTCCGCTGGTCGTCTTCGTCCACTTCGCCGACCAGCGCCTCTACGCCTTCGAGCCCGACGGCGCCGGGGCGCCCCGGCCGCTCTCCCCGCTCTCGGCGGTCGGCGGCGGACTGCGCTGGGCCGATCCGGTCGTGGTGGCCGCGCGCGATGAGGTGTGGTGCGTGCTGGAGGAGTTCACCGGGGACGCGCCCGGGGACGTCCGGCGCGTGCTCGCGGCCGTACCGCTGGACGGCTCGGCCGCCGAGGACCGCACCCGGGTGCGCGAACTCTCCGACGGGCGCCACCGCTTCGTCACCGGCCCCCGGCCCTCCCCGGACGGACGGCGCGCCGCCTGGCTCGCCTGGGACCACCCCCGGATGCCGTGGGACGGCACGGAGGCGGTCGTCGCGGAGCTCGGCGCCGACGGGACGTTCGGCGGGGCGCGGACGGTGGCGGGCGGGCCCGCGGAGTCCATCGCCCAGGTGGACTGGGCGGCGGACGGCGCGCTGCTGTTCGCCTCCGACCGCACCGGCTGGTGGAACCTCTACCGGATCGCCGCCGTGCCGCCGCTCGCGACCTCCTCCCACCCCGGCGACCGCCCGGCCGGGCCGCCCCGGGAACTCACCGCCGAACCGGTGGCGCTGTGCCCGCGCGAGGAGGAGTTCGGCGGGCCGCTGTGGCAGCTCGGCCGCCGCTGGTTCCACCCGCTGGAGAACGGGCTGATCGCGGTGGTGCACGGCAGGGGCGCCACCGCCCTGGGCATCCTCGACCCGGAGAGCGGCGAAGTCGTCGACGCGGCCGGGCCGTGGACCGCCTGGCAGTGCACGCTGGCCGTGCACGGCAGCCGGGTCGTCGGAGTCGCGGCCAGCCCGCGCAGCGCGTTCGAGGTGGTCGAGCTGGACACCCGCTCGGGCCGCACCCGGGTCGTGGGGTGCGCCCACGACGACCCGGTGGACCCCGCGTACTACCCGGAACCGCAGATCCGCACCTTCACCGGGCCCGGCGGCCGGGAGATCCACGCGCACGTCTACCCGCCCCACCACCCGGGCCGCGCCGCGCCCGGCGACGAGCTGCCGCCGTACGTGATCTGGGCGCACGGCGGCCCCACCAGCCAGGTCCCGCTCGTCCTCGACCTGGAGATCGCCTACTTCACCTCGCGCGGCATCGGCGTCGCCGAGGTCAACTACGGCGGCTCCACGGGTTACGGGCGGGAGTACCGCGAGCGGCTGCGCGAGCAGTGGGGCGTGGTCGACGTCGAGGACTGCGCGGAGGTGGCCGCGGCGCTCGCCGACGAGGGCACCGCCGACCCCGCGCGGCTCGCGATCCGCGGCGGCAGCGCGGGCGGCTGGACCTCGGCGGCCTCGCTCGCCACCACCGACGTGTACGCCTGCGGCACCATCACCTACCCCGTCCTCGACCTCTCCGACTGGTCCTCCGACGAGGGCACGCACGACTTCGAGGCGCGGTACACCGAGTCCCTGATCGGCCCCGCCGACGAGTACCCCGGCCGCTACGCCGAGCGCTCCCCGATCACCCACGCCGACCGCATCCGGGCGCCGTTCCTGCTGCTCCAGGGGCTGGACGACGTGATCTGCCGGCCGGTGCAGTGCGAGCGCTTCCTGGCCAGGACGGCCGGGAGCGGCATACCGTACGCGTACCTCGCCTTCGAGGGCGAGGGCCACGGCTTCCGCCGTGCCGACACCATGATCCGCGCCCTGGAGGCCGAACTGTCGCTGTACGCCCAGACGTTCGGCATCGACCGGCGCGACGTGCCCCTGCTGGAGCTGATGAAGTGA
- a CDS encoding YdeI/OmpD-associated family protein translates to MKFTAKVIPSGNALGVEVPQEVIDGLGQGKRPPVVVAVNGHSWRTRIAAMRGQILIGISAANREASGIEAGEEIEVEVALDDEPQVVEPPADLAEALDADPALRAAYDRMAFSLKRKQVGEIESAKSPETRQRRIDKMVESLRGK, encoded by the coding sequence ATGAAGTTCACGGCCAAGGTCATCCCCTCCGGGAACGCCCTGGGTGTGGAGGTGCCGCAGGAAGTGATCGACGGCCTCGGGCAGGGCAAGCGGCCCCCCGTCGTGGTCGCGGTCAACGGCCACTCCTGGCGCACCCGCATCGCCGCCATGCGCGGCCAGATCCTCATCGGCATCAGCGCCGCCAACCGCGAGGCGAGCGGCATCGAGGCGGGCGAGGAGATCGAGGTCGAGGTGGCGCTCGACGACGAGCCGCAGGTGGTCGAGCCGCCCGCCGACCTCGCCGAGGCGCTGGACGCGGATCCGGCGCTGCGCGCCGCGTACGACCGGATGGCCTTCAGCCTCAAGCGCAAGCAGGTCGGCGAGATCGAGAGCGCCAAGAGCCCGGAGACGCGCCAGCGGCGCATCGACAAGATGGTGGAGTCGCTGCGCGGCAAATAA
- a CDS encoding adenosine deaminase yields the protein MHLSDNPAALPVADWIRRAPKAVLHDHLDGGLRPATIVELARACGYQGLPTEDPAALALWFRDAADSGSLERYLETFAHTCAVMQTREALERIAAECAEDLAADGVVYAEVRYAPEQHLERGLTLDEVVDAVNAGFRAGERRTGGRITVRALLTGMRHTDRSLEIAELTVAHRDRGVAGFDIAGGEIGNPPARHLPAFQHLKRANCHFTIHAGEAVGAESIHEAVQVCGAERIGHGVRITDDITVREDGTAELGHLAAYVRDNAIALEVCPTSNLQTGAAKDYASHPVDLLRRLGFRVTLNTDNRLVSGTTMSEEFQHMADAFGYGPEVFEQLTVAAVEAAFLPLPERRRIVDELVRPGYAAL from the coding sequence ATGCACTTGTCTGACAACCCTGCCGCCCTGCCCGTCGCCGACTGGATACGCCGCGCGCCGAAGGCCGTCCTCCACGACCACCTCGACGGCGGTCTGCGCCCCGCCACCATCGTCGAGCTCGCCCGCGCCTGCGGCTACCAGGGCCTGCCGACCGAGGACCCGGCCGCGCTCGCCCTCTGGTTCCGTGACGCGGCGGACTCCGGTTCGCTGGAGCGCTATCTGGAGACCTTCGCCCACACCTGCGCGGTCATGCAGACCCGCGAGGCGCTGGAGCGGATCGCGGCGGAGTGCGCCGAGGACCTGGCGGCGGACGGGGTCGTCTACGCGGAGGTGCGGTACGCGCCCGAGCAGCACCTGGAGCGCGGGCTCACCCTGGACGAGGTCGTCGACGCGGTGAACGCGGGCTTCCGGGCGGGCGAGCGCCGCACCGGCGGCCGGATCACGGTCCGCGCCCTGCTCACCGGCATGCGCCACACCGACCGCTCGCTGGAGATCGCCGAGCTGACCGTGGCCCACCGCGACCGCGGGGTGGCCGGGTTCGACATCGCGGGCGGCGAGATCGGCAACCCGCCGGCCCGCCACCTCCCCGCCTTCCAGCACCTGAAGCGGGCCAACTGCCACTTCACCATCCACGCGGGCGAGGCCGTCGGCGCGGAGTCGATCCACGAGGCCGTGCAGGTGTGCGGCGCCGAGCGGATCGGCCACGGCGTGCGGATCACCGACGACATCACGGTGCGCGAGGACGGCACCGCCGAGCTCGGCCACCTCGCGGCCTATGTGCGGGACAACGCGATCGCGCTGGAGGTCTGCCCGACCTCCAACCTGCAGACCGGCGCCGCCAAGGACTACGCCTCGCACCCGGTCGACCTGCTGCGCCGCCTGGGCTTCCGGGTCACCCTGAACACCGACAACCGGCTGGTCTCGGGCACCACCATGAGCGAGGAGTTCCAGCACATGGCGGACGCCTTCGGCTACGGCCCCGAGGTGTTCGAGCAGCTCACCGTCGCCGCCGTGGAGGCCGCGTTCCTGCCGCTGCCGGAGCGCCGCCGCATCGTCGACGAGCTGGTCCGCCCGGGGTACGCCGCCCTCTGA
- a CDS encoding LD-carboxypeptidase, which yields MTSAHHPPAPLVRPARLRPGARVAVVATSGPVVGERLDAGLDILRGWDLDPVVMPHVRERHPRFGYLAGGDEDRARDLQEAWCDPSVDAVLCARGGYGAQRMVDLLDWTALRAARPKPFVGYSDVTALHEAFALRLGLATLYGPMVSAGTFLKDDTTQRSLRTTLFEPEAARVLAPGTARPLVPGRARGTTFGGCLALLGADVGTPTGRPSAHGGLLMIEDVGEEDYRIDRILTQLLRAGSLDGVTGVALGSWEECGPYERVRAVLHERLAPLGVPVVEHFGFGHCESALTVPLGVPAALDADAGTLTFEVPALA from the coding sequence GTGACCTCCGCGCACCACCCCCCGGCCCCGCTCGTCCGCCCCGCCCGGCTCCGGCCGGGCGCCCGGGTGGCGGTGGTCGCCACCAGCGGACCGGTGGTCGGGGAGCGGCTCGACGCCGGGCTCGACATCCTGCGCGGCTGGGACCTCGACCCGGTCGTGATGCCGCACGTGCGCGAGCGCCACCCGCGGTTCGGCTATCTCGCGGGCGGCGACGAGGACCGGGCGCGCGACCTCCAGGAGGCGTGGTGCGACCCGTCCGTGGACGCGGTGCTCTGCGCGCGCGGCGGCTACGGCGCCCAGCGCATGGTGGACCTGCTCGACTGGACCGCGCTGCGGGCCGCCCGGCCCAAGCCGTTCGTCGGCTACAGCGACGTGACCGCGCTGCACGAGGCGTTCGCGCTGCGCCTCGGCCTCGCCACGCTGTACGGGCCGATGGTGTCGGCGGGCACGTTCCTCAAGGACGACACCACCCAGCGCTCCCTGCGCACCACCCTGTTCGAGCCGGAGGCGGCGAGGGTGCTCGCCCCCGGCACGGCCCGGCCGCTGGTGCCCGGCCGGGCGCGCGGCACCACCTTCGGCGGCTGTCTCGCCCTGCTCGGCGCCGACGTCGGCACCCCGACGGGCCGGCCCTCGGCGCACGGCGGACTGCTGATGATCGAGGACGTCGGCGAAGAGGACTACCGGATCGACCGGATCCTCACCCAGCTGCTGCGCGCGGGCTCCCTCGACGGCGTCACCGGGGTCGCGCTCGGCTCCTGGGAGGAGTGCGGCCCGTACGAGAGGGTGCGGGCGGTGCTGCACGAGCGGCTGGCCCCGCTGGGCGTGCCCGTGGTCGAGCACTTCGGCTTCGGCCACTGCGAGAGCGCGCTGACCGTGCCGCTCGGGGTGCCCGCCGCCCTGGACGCCGACGCGGGCACCCTCACGTTCGAGGTGCCCGCGCTGGCGTAG
- a CDS encoding VOC family protein: MEILGTTLRICVDDLETSVVFYERLTGSRALRFDRGGVSVAAVGCFLLMSGPESELAILRKVAATIAVKDVDDAHRTLTGTGARVIAGPVATPAGRNLIAVHPDGSVFEYVDRGPA, translated from the coding sequence ATGGAGATTCTCGGCACCACACTGCGCATCTGCGTCGACGACCTGGAGACCTCGGTGGTCTTCTACGAACGCCTCACCGGAAGCAGGGCCCTGCGCTTCGACCGGGGCGGCGTGTCCGTCGCCGCGGTCGGCTGCTTCCTGCTGATGAGCGGGCCGGAGTCGGAGCTGGCGATCCTGCGCAAAGTGGCGGCCACGATCGCCGTGAAGGACGTCGACGACGCCCACCGCACGCTCACCGGGACGGGCGCGCGGGTGATCGCCGGTCCGGTGGCGACCCCTGCGGGCCGCAATCTGATCGCGGTGCACCCGGACGGCTCGGTCTTCGAGTACGTGGACCGCGGGCCGGCCTGA
- a CDS encoding M20/M25/M40 family metallo-hydrolase: MAEQHIDGTALAEVVDFTSELIRIDTTNRGGGDCRERPAAEYVAERLAAAGLEPALLERTPGRANVVARIEGTDPSAPALLVHGHLDVVPAEPADWSVHPFSGEVRDGVVWGRGAVDMKNMDAMVLTVVRAWARAGIRPRRDIVLAYTADEEASAADGSGFLVERHAGLFEGCTEGISESGAFTFHAGPGMELYPIAAGERGTGWLKLTARGRAGHGSKVNRANAVSRLAAAVARIGEYRWPSRLTPTVLAALTELAALHGIDTDPGAPDFDVDELLGKLGPAAALVEATVRNSANPTMLDAGYKVNVIPGHATAYVDGRFLPGGEDEFRATLDRLTGPDVDWEYHHKEVALQAPVDSPTYAKLRAAIEEFAPGAHTVPYCMSGGTDAKQFSRLGITGYGFSPLRLPPGFDYQALFHGVDERVPVDALHFGVRVLDHYLRSA, encoded by the coding sequence ATGGCTGAGCAGCACATCGACGGCACGGCGCTGGCCGAGGTGGTCGACTTCACCTCGGAGCTCATCCGGATCGACACCACCAACCGGGGCGGCGGGGACTGCCGGGAGCGGCCCGCCGCCGAGTACGTGGCCGAGCGGCTGGCCGCCGCCGGGCTCGAACCCGCGCTGCTGGAGCGCACCCCGGGGCGCGCCAACGTGGTCGCCCGGATCGAGGGCACCGACCCCTCGGCCCCCGCCCTGCTGGTCCACGGCCATCTCGACGTGGTGCCCGCCGAGCCCGCCGACTGGAGCGTGCACCCCTTCTCCGGCGAGGTCCGCGACGGCGTGGTGTGGGGGCGCGGCGCCGTCGACATGAAGAACATGGACGCGATGGTCCTGACCGTCGTACGGGCCTGGGCGCGCGCCGGGATCCGGCCCCGCCGGGACATCGTCCTCGCCTACACCGCCGACGAGGAGGCCAGCGCCGCCGACGGCTCCGGCTTCCTGGTCGAGCGGCACGCCGGTCTCTTCGAAGGGTGCACCGAAGGCATCAGCGAGTCGGGCGCGTTCACCTTCCACGCGGGTCCCGGCATGGAGCTCTACCCGATCGCGGCCGGGGAGCGCGGCACGGGCTGGCTCAAGCTCACCGCGCGCGGCCGGGCCGGGCACGGCTCCAAGGTCAACCGGGCCAACGCGGTCAGCAGACTGGCCGCGGCGGTCGCCCGCATCGGCGAGTACCGGTGGCCCAGCCGGCTCACCCCCACCGTGCTCGCCGCGCTCACCGAGCTCGCCGCGCTGCACGGCATCGACACCGACCCGGGCGCCCCGGACTTCGACGTGGACGAGCTGCTCGGCAAGCTGGGACCCGCCGCCGCCCTGGTCGAGGCGACCGTGCGCAACAGCGCCAACCCGACGATGCTGGACGCCGGTTACAAGGTCAACGTCATCCCGGGGCACGCCACCGCGTACGTGGACGGCCGGTTCCTGCCCGGCGGCGAGGACGAGTTCCGCGCCACCCTCGACCGGCTCACCGGGCCCGACGTCGACTGGGAGTACCACCACAAGGAGGTGGCCCTCCAGGCGCCGGTCGACTCGCCGACGTACGCCAAACTGCGCGCGGCCATCGAAGAGTTCGCCCCGGGGGCGCACACTGTCCCGTACTGCATGTCGGGCGGGACCGACGCCAAGCAGTTCTCCCGGCTCGGCATCACCGGATACGGCTTCTCGCCGCTGCGGCTGCCGCCCGGATTCGACTACCAGGCCCTGTTCCACGGCGTCGACGAACGGGTCCCGGTGGACGCGCTGCACTTCGGGGTGCGCGTCCTCGACCACTATCTGCGGTCCGCATAG
- a CDS encoding GntR family transcriptional regulator — protein sequence MAVSGQQRRPVVVLYERIADAIHDGTYPPGSTLPSEPRLAGELGVSRPALREALLLLQEDGLVSVRRGVGRTVNADPPRRGFEQLQPLEELLGAGGPVRARALLRSVEEPTDFTTQHLLPAAGHELRFWETVLVAEGLAVALSHEWAAPDEVLGRLHPAFCAAVAEEPGSSMLAVLAGASRGVALTAHSGVTATLLGRRRGEQLDRPADTPAVLVTQVVRLAGTPVLAAKHMLPTGAPALPVLQGN from the coding sequence ATGGCAGTGAGCGGACAGCAGCGCAGGCCGGTGGTCGTCCTCTACGAGCGGATCGCCGACGCGATCCACGACGGCACCTACCCGCCGGGCTCCACCCTCCCCTCCGAACCCCGCCTCGCGGGCGAGCTGGGGGTGAGCCGCCCGGCGCTGCGCGAGGCGCTGCTGCTGCTCCAGGAGGACGGCCTGGTCTCGGTGCGCCGCGGGGTGGGCCGCACGGTCAACGCGGACCCGCCGCGCCGCGGCTTCGAGCAGCTCCAGCCGCTGGAGGAGCTGCTGGGCGCGGGCGGCCCGGTGCGGGCGCGGGCGCTGCTGCGCAGCGTCGAGGAGCCGACCGACTTCACCACCCAGCACCTGCTCCCGGCCGCCGGGCACGAGCTCAGGTTCTGGGAGACGGTCCTGGTCGCCGAGGGTCTGGCGGTGGCGCTGAGCCACGAGTGGGCGGCTCCGGACGAGGTGCTCGGACGGCTGCACCCCGCCTTCTGCGCGGCCGTCGCCGAGGAGCCCGGCTCGTCCATGCTGGCGGTGCTGGCCGGGGCCTCGCGCGGGGTGGCGCTGACCGCGCACAGCGGGGTCACCGCGACCCTGCTCGGGCGGCGCCGCGGCGAGCAGCTCGACCGGCCGGCGGACACCCCCGCGGTGCTGGTCACCCAGGTGGTGCGGCTGGCCGGGACCCCGGTGCTCGCGGCCAAGCACATGCTCCCCACGGGCGCGCCCGCGCTGCCCGTGCTGCAGGGCAACTGA
- a CDS encoding lipopolysaccharide assembly protein LapA domain-containing protein gives MSPKDASGGSKGGGLGGALTPSRVAVVTIAVLALVFIFENTRQVKIRLLIPEVSMPLYLALLAVFVVGVICGGYFIRRRGR, from the coding sequence ATGAGCCCCAAGGATGCGTCGGGCGGGAGCAAGGGCGGCGGGCTCGGGGGCGCCCTGACCCCGTCCCGGGTCGCGGTCGTCACCATCGCGGTCCTCGCCCTGGTCTTCATCTTCGAGAACACCCGCCAGGTCAAGATCCGGCTGCTGATCCCCGAGGTCTCCATGCCGCTCTACCTGGCGCTGCTCGCGGTCTTCGTGGTGGGGGTGATCTGCGGCGGCTACTTCATCCGCAGACGCGGCAGATGA